The nucleotide window atCTATCATTTTTGTAAATGAATTATAATGTAGCTATTTAGTAGCCTATACAACTGACTTCTGTGTGAAAGACACTATATTATGTGCTTTCAAACACTGAGAAGTTGAATTCTTCGATTTACAGGCAAAATGTTACCTTGATTCAAGAGTTAACAAAACTAAACCATACACTTTTGGTTTAATATCAAAAATGAATCTGAATTTTATTAACATCTTTATGACTGAGATAAACTGGGCTCACTCATGCACTTTCTATCACACGTATGTggtcttttatttctaaaaggttaattttgttcatattataattatatatccaTCAGACGCAggcattgttttttaaattactatttccTAACAACGTTTCAGTTGCCCTCCAAAAGGATTCTTCCACATGGAGAAGTGCTGAAGTGACCCCAGGTTAATCGATGATTTTTTAAGGCAACCCGTGTGAATTCACATTATGCTTAGCTGTGGTAGAGATTAACGTGAGAATACGGAATCTCTGTTGGGGAGGTGCTGTAAATACAGTAATCCCTGCTTATTGATATCTTGCGTCGTCCTGCGCATACGCACGCTCCTGACGCGGCTTCCCGCGCCATGTTGTTTCAGTGAACCCACGGCCACCGTGCCCCCCGAGTCGGATGTGTACCGGATGCTCCACGACAATCGGAATGAACCTACCCAGCCTCGCCAGTCGGGCTCCTTCAGGGTGCTCCAGGAACTAGTGAACGATGGCGCTGGTGAGCAGTCCGTGAATGTCTGCTGAGACGTTGTTGACAGAGGTTATTGCAAgggtcaggggaggggagggcagcaaGCATAATGGGAATGAGAGTCTAAAAATTGATTTTCATCAGTCATCAAATGACTCTTTGCTGTAAAAGGATTTGGTGTTGCCTGGTTTATGAGGAGAACATCCAGAGCATATTTAAGGAGCCACTAACTTGATGGTAAAAGAGCATCAAAGATAAATCCTATCTCAGTAGTCAAGGGCTAGTTCAGCTTATTGATCATAAAATACTGCAAGATTTCTCAGCCTCCCGCATATCCCAGGCTATCATAATCATCAAATTTTTAGACAACACTGGAATGAACACTCACTATGTCCCAAATCCTGTGCTGAGCTGCTTTGCACACGTgatcatttaatccccacaataACTCAGCGAGGTAGGAGCTGTTATTTTCCCTATTTAACAAAAGCGAAAATGAGGCATAGAGAGGGTGGATTTGCACAAAGCCACACAGCCAGTAAGAAACAAAATCGGGTCTCCAACCCACTCCTGGGGTCTTCAGAGTTCGTGCTCTTACCAATGATTTTCCATGTCCAAAAGATATATACTGTCCTTCAGAAGctgcacagaaatacaaaatgccccattagtatgctgctgctgctgctaagttacttcagtcgtgaccgactctgtgcgaccccatagacggcagcccaccaggctcccccgtccctgggattctccaggcaagaacactggagtgggttgccatttccttctccagtgcatgaaagtgaaaagtgaaagtgaagtcgctcaatcctatctgactcttagcgaccccatggaccacagcctaccaggctcctccatccataggattttttttccaggcaagagtactggagtggggtgccattgccttctccccccatTAGTACAGCCATTATCAAAAAAATGGAAactaagtgttggtgaggatgtggagaaatggggaCCCTTGCGCACTGCTGATggggaatgtgaaatggtgcagccactgggAAAAACAGTATGGCGGTTCCTcaaaaagtgaaacaggagaattGCCACGGGATCCTGCAATTCTGCTCCTAGCTGTATACTCataagaactgaaagcagggactcaaaccAATACTTATGCACCAGCATCCgcagaagcattattcacaacagccaaaagttgggaacaacctaaatgtctatttaCACATGAATGGAAAAACATCATGTGGTATATATCCATAAAGTAcactattattcagccttaaaagggaatgaaaattctgatatatgctgcagcatggatgaaccttgaaaacattctgctaaatgaaataaaccaggGACATAGAGACagatattgcatgattccatttatatgaggacCTTAGAATAGTCCAGTCATAGCAACAGAAAGTATAATAGAGGTCACCGGGGTCTGGAAGGAGAGTGAAATACAGAGTTAATGTTTCCTGGTTACAGAGTTTCTATTttagatgatgaaaatgttctagaaataGGTATCAGTGATGGTTGCACAAAATTGTGACCATACTTAATGCTACTGAATTACACACTTAAAATGGTGAAGATGGTCCATTTTAtgctatgtatcagttcagttcagttcagtcactcagtcgtctccgactctttgcaaccccatgaatcgcagcacgccaggcctccctgtccatcaccaactcccggagttcactcagactcacgtccatcgagtcagtgatgccatccagccatctcatcctctgtcgtccccttctcctcctgcccccaatccgtcccagcatgagtcttttccaatgagtcaactcttcgcatgaggtggccaaagtactggagtttcagctttagcatcattccttccaaagaaatcccagggctgatctccttcagaatggactggttggatctccttgcagtccaagggactctgaagagtcttctccaacaccacagttcaaaagcatcaattcttcggcgctcagccttcttcacagtccaactctcacatccatacatgaccacaggaaaaaccatagccttgactagacgaacctttgttggcaaagtaatacctctgcttttcaatatgctctctaggttggtcataactttccttacaaggagtaagcgttttttaatttcatggctgcagtcaccatctgcagtgattttggagcccaaaatttaaaaaggaaagatgcAAAATGTTCTCTGTTCCTTTGGGCATTTTGTAACAGCTCCCTACAACAACAACAGTTTTTTAACTAATTTAGTTTCGTAAGGTCCCATTTCAGAATAAATTATGCTTGAACGAATCCTGGTTCTTTCCAAATGATATTGTGGGTGAAGGCTAAGAATTCCTCAGGTTAAAGTGCACACCTTAAAATAGAAGCAAAGTATAAACCGTAGCCAGCTGCTCCCTGGCCATAAATGGAAGCACTTTGTATTTCAGATGACCGTCCTGCTGGAACTCGGAGTGTGAGAGCTCCAGTTACAAAAGTCCACGGCGGTGCTGGCGGCACGCAGAAGATGCCATTCTGTGACAAATGCGGGAGTGGCATCGTGTAAGTTTCATTTTCAACCCTAAATTCACCACCAGTCTTGGCGTCAGTTCCCTATTTCCTCTAGAAGAGACTTGAAGTTTTACAAAAAACAAATGTCTATTCAGTGAACTGAAATATAAATGTCCAGAACATTTAGGGCAGTCTGACCAGAAATCCTTTAGGTGTACCCCCAAATTAGCATAGAATGTGAGCTGGAAATCCTGACTTATAATTTCAGGTATATGTTCATGAAAGGAAGCTGCCCCAGAAGTATATCCTAAAAGTCATTTCCGAGAATCATGACTTCACTTCACAAAGCCCTCCCTTTGTTGATGCATAGTCTTTGAATTCTTCCTTTTCTGTATAAACCCAGGAAAACAAATATGGAGGTCACCCAGTTGTTCATTAAAACACATTATCCTTAGTCGATTTCTTAAAGTTGCACAAATACTGAAATATGATTTTTTAGACACACAGTCAACTTCTATTTTAAGGGGCTTTAGGTGTAAATAGCCACCCTTGCTAGTTTCAGATCTTTAAGTAAACCAGATCGTTTCAGTCCCTCCACCTCCTGGCCCGTGGGAGCACGTCTTCCATCCCCTTTTTCTGTTCCCCTGTCACTAGCTCTCACACTGAGGAGCTATCAGTCGAGTCACCCAGGAGGCATCccaggagggtgggggaaggagataAGCCTGCTTATAGCACAGAGGGGCTGGGAGACAGAGAAACTAGCAGGACAGGGAGCTCGGGGCAGAGAGGACCTCGTAACACACGACAGGTCGTGATGTTACCCAAAGTATTGGGGTGGCCAAGAAGTTTTTTGGGCTTTTCCATACACCGCAATGGACAAACctgaaaggattttttttggccaatccaacaaCTGTTGCTCCCAAGTTGGAGTAAACTGTTTTAACAGTTTACTGTCGAAATGCAAGTGTACCCACCTGTGAAAATTCCATCTCTGCCCTTTGATGTGTTCTGTGTTCCATAGAGTGGACGCTGGACCACCAAGCTAGACAGTTTAAGCAGAGGGACTTTGGTTGTATAGACAACAACCTTGGTCACAATCCGATTCCTTTGCAGAGGATTATCTGCATCATCTCTCCTGCTTCCAAAGAAACAATGGGGAGAGATCATGAAGTAAGATCCTAtcatttctctaaaaaaaaaaaaaagaaaacttgtttgggaaaaaaaaaatctgaaaaatattcaCACGTGAACAacagagataaacccatgaaGATTTATTGTTGTCTTGGCTCTCCCTGGCAACTGCATCAGTTCCACAGCTGCGCCCAGTTTTATAGCTATTCTTTCCTGAATGTGAAACACCTGCCTTATCTGTAGTGTTGTCTCCCTTTGGGTCATGtttttggctgtgtgtgtgtgtgtgtgtgttcacgaGGGTCTCCTTTTTCCCCAACAGTGGTGCGGTTGTGAAAGCGCGGGACAAATACCGGCATCCGGAGTGCTTCGTGTGTGCCGACTGTAACCTCAACCTCAAACAGAAGGGCTACTTCTTCGTGGAGGGGGAGCTGTACTGTGAAACTCACGCCCGGGCCCGCATGAGGCCCCCGGAGGGCTACGACACAGTCACCCTTTATCCCAAAGCCTAAGTCTTAGCAGAACGAGCTCGCACACACCCACGCGCACCCACACAGGCTGGTGTTAATGGCTTTGGGCCAGATTTATAGCAAAGTGCTGATGCCAAATCTAGAACCAAGATTTTAGACACTTATTGTATTTTTAGGAGAAAGAATGGGAGGTACATGCCTGCTGTAACACAAACATGCATTCAACTGTTTGGGGGGGACGCTTAGCAATAACTTAATGGCATTTAAAGCAATAATTTTTTCATGTCATTCTCCACAgtttacatttatattattatgaCCATCAAACATGTAAACATCAAGATATTTGGGGAGTCCAATTGTCTTTCCTTAACCAGCTGATTTTGCAGTTCTAGTAAATACCAAATGACAATCTTGTATTCTAACAAAACCTGCAGTGTCTGTTATCTGTTTCAACAATTACAGTGCATGTCAGGGAGAAATTCTCTAGATCTCTCTAGTTTCATATTCAGTCATACTGCTGAATGCAACATaacataataaatacataaaatattttaaaaatacctaatgAAGTGGCACTTGCTGAATTCAGATAAAATCAACATTCCAATGAGGGAACCCAGTCCTAACTTGTCGTGTAAAACTTGGGTTGTACACGAGTGACAActcagatattttcaggaaaaaaatatggtgtctttaatttttataactcaTTTGCTCTTTCTTATGAGCCCACAGTTTCTGCTGATTGGAGGGGAAGTTTTAAATTTGCTAGTTAAAGGTCTCAGATTAAAACAGTTTCAGATAAAAACAGTCTCAGATTAAAACAGTTTCTGTTGCTTTGAAATAGtctctttcattttaaatgtctCTCAGATAAATATTCAGACTCCATCAAGGCTAGTTCTTTATTCTCAAGGCTCACCACCACCATCTTCTCCTCCCAAAGATGGCACCTCCAAGAGGAGGCATTCAGGGGACCCTCTGGGGAGGAAAGGGGCTGCTGCTCTCCTGGGGTCCTGCTTGTATTCTCTGCTGAAAATCCGTGGTTCCACTTGCGCTGTTTTCTCAACATAGTTGGAACCAGGCAACAAGCCCACCTTTACCACCACCTCCAAAAGTCTCAGCTCAGCTTTCCCTGGAGTCATGGTTTCTTTGCATCTCAGACACAAATCCCATCTGGCCCCTGGCTCAGCTCGGGCATCTTGCCCTTCACCATGGTGGTGCCACGGCAATGCCCCCTGACGTGCATGTCTTACCTACTTCCCAAGCTCGTCCCTGGGGACAAAGGAGAAGTTAGGAAACTGTGCTCTCCAAGTATAAACCATGGGAACCAGCAGGCTGGGGAAGTGGGGACTGTCTCAGGCCCTTGGTCTCACCCCCTTGTCACAAAGCCATGTCTATCCGACTGCAGCTGCTGCCTCTGGGCTGGGAGCAAGGACCCTCCTATTGTCCCAGATGGAAACCAGGGCCTGTGTTGTACTGCTCTGGGATTCTCCTACACTTCTCTGATTATTTCTGACCCTGACCGGTCTGGGGTTTTGAACTAGTGACACAAGACAGAACACCTGCCCCACCCCTCTGGGCCATTTGAGATAGAAACTGGAACCCCTGCACCAAAACACAAATTCGTTCAAGGAGCAATtccaagaaaatagaaaactatGTGATCAAAGATATGACTGTATTCAAACACATTACTTTTTTGGTtcagatgttatttttaaatttttttttctgggaaggaTATAATCTTAAAAGTTTGGAAGCTAGAGAGCAAAGGAGTGGGAACTGATTTAGGAAACCTGAGAAAGTTAAAATCCaaagcagcaatggagaaaaCTGAAGACTCAACCTAGAATCTTGAAAAGGCGAGGGAACTGATAACATAGGCATTTCTAGACTAGGGGATAAAGGTGGGGTTAATGATAAGGAGGGTCATGGACAAGCTGTTTGAGAAGCACTTAATCCCCACTGTgtcccctcctctgcccctctcTCACACACCCATAGCCTTTCCTAGTGGAAGTTTGCCTCATATTACCTGGAGAAAGTAAAACAGCATTTCTGGAGTCAGGAAGCAAAGTTGAGGGTACATGTATCATActaaaaagaagttaaataagaatgaaatactCGTGAGAAGAAAAGTGTACATTAGACATTATGCTATACCTTAATGC belongs to Bubalus kerabau isolate K-KA32 ecotype Philippines breed swamp buffalo chromosome 2, PCC_UOA_SB_1v2, whole genome shotgun sequence and includes:
- the PDLIM3 gene encoding PDZ and LIM domain protein 3 isoform X2, encoding MPQNVVLPGPAPWGFRLSGGIDFNQPLVITRITPGSKAAAANLCPGDVILAIDGFGTESMTHADAQDRIKAAGHQLCLKIDRAEARLWSPQVTEDGKAHPFKINLESEPQDVNYFEHKHNVRPKPFIIPGRSSEPTATVPPESDVYRMLHDNRNEPTQPRQSGSFRVLQELVNDGADDRPAGTRSVRAPVTKVHGGAGGTQKMPFCDKCGSGIVGAVVKARDKYRHPECFVCADCNLNLKQKGYFFVEGELYCETHARARMRPPEGYDTVTLYPKA